The genomic interval CCAACAAGAAGAATAGCTACGGGTAGGAAAATTGTTACAGGAAGAGTCGTAGAAAGTAACCTTTCCACGGGGGGCGGTATGTTAAGTATTGAATTAGTACAGATAGCCAGCGCTACACTAATAGTGCACGAATAAGCGAATACATGTAAAGAATGATAGGAAATAAAATTAGCCTAAAACCAGAAGCCGAACGGGAAAGTTATATCGAGAAATCCCTACACATTTAATTATCATTGTTGCGTTAGCATGATATAGGAGGTTTCCGAAATAATTCACGCGCGGCGGTTAGCGTTTTTTTACTTCCctttatttcaatgaattCATGTATAGCAGTACGTAACAGTGGTACGGTAAAGAGTTCGTAACAGAAGTGGTTAAAAAATCCACTATTTCTAATCGCACGTTGATTTCGGGAAAGACCACTTGACACTTGCGCTGGCATTCTATGTTTCTCCCCGTTATCATCAATAACAATCATTATTTTATAACGACTTGAACAATCAATATCTTACTAATCTAGAGGTCTCTGTACATAACAAACATTCAACCaataatgaacaaaacacCGATGTTTATCGATGGTAGCTAGTTGCAGTGCTTAATGCGGACTTTATTCGACCCATATATTAATTATCTTATTTTAATTATGACTTCATTGTATTTATTGCTGGAGCTTATTTTGATGGTACATGTTTGTCAAATAAATCGTAGTCTTATCGAATGCGAGTATGGACAATTATGTCGATCTATGAGAGATGAGCGATGAACGAACAGAGTTTCAATTTTTAGTACTTATATCCTCCTGCATTAGCACCACCTTGGCCAAGTCCTTCTGGATATTTCGCTTCGCCTTCGTATGATacctaaaaaagaaaaccaatcttaatttaaaatatgcaaGACTctcaaattttatttcaagacTAACTTCTGCATTGTAACCATTCTTCCAGTCAGCAGTATAGCGCACAATTTGTGTGCGTCCATCCGGAAGTTGAACTCGATACTCGCCACGAGTCACATCTCCATCACTCACTGCTTTATGAGAATAATCATTTTGAGTTTCAATGTCATTCACTTTATATTGGAAATCGAAAGGCATTCCAGGTTCATGATGATGCTTCaaatattagaaaaaaaaacacattaataATTCGTTCGTTTGTACGTTCCAAACTCTAGGTACTAACGTTATCCTGAGAAGGTGGACCATAAGAGGGTGCTGGACGTCCAGGAGAAGGCTGTGGTTGAGGTGAAGAGGGAAACTGCTGGTTTGGTTTGTCATAAGCATAACCTTTATCCGGGGGCAaatattgattgttttgtgctAATGATTCAACCAAcattaaaataatgcaaacaacaacacactagagaaaaaatgtacaatacaaattataaaaattaatattgaTGTGTATACTTAAGTAGCACAAAGATACAGAGATTTCAGATTTGATTATGAGCAACTACACATTGTTCCTACAGCGACTCAAGTTTTTTTAGATATGCACAATGGACTCATTATAATGTCATAGTCAATTGACAAATTTGAGTTTCATTTTctaaat from Anopheles merus strain MAF unplaced genomic scaffold, AmerM5.1 LNR4000033, whole genome shotgun sequence carries:
- the LOC121601144 gene encoding pro-resilin-like, with amino-acid sequence MKILCVVVCIILMLVESLAQNNQYLPPDKGYAYDKPNQQFPSSPQPQPSPGRPAPSYGPPSQDNHHHEPGMPFDFQYKVNDIETQNDYSHKAVSDGDVTRGEYRVQLPDGRTQIVRYTADWKNGYNAEVSYEGEAKYPEGLGQGGANAGGYKY